The DNA segment AGACGTTACCGTTACCATCCACTGACTATCCTTCTACAGTTGTGGAAATTAGCTAAGAACGCAATTTTCTTTGTCATTTATTTGTTCGTCATCAAAACAGGCTCGGAATCGCCCTTCATTGTATATGGAAGGTACATTTTTGTTCTAGCTGTCGGGCTTTCAGTTTGCTCCATCTTTTTCAAATGGTTCACCCAGAAATATGAATTAGATGATCGTTCTTTTCATCTCTACAAGGGGGTTTTCAACAAATCAGAGCAAACCATTCCTTTTTCGAAGGTGCAGAATATCAATCGCCATACTTCCTTATTCCATAAGTTGTTTAATATGACTTCGGTCAGTTTTGAGACGGGGATGGCGGGAGACGATGCTGCGGTTAAATTTGCGGTCATTTCTCAAGCCGAAGCGGATCGAATAGAGGTGCATATGGCAAAAATGATTAAATCCGACGAACCCGAAGATTCCGAAGAATGGACTGCTGTTCCACCTGTGGATGGAGAGATTGAAGCAACCTCTACATTAGATTCAGAAAATATGGCTCAAGAGCGCACGATTCACTTTACCCCGACAAAAAATGATATTTTTAAGGCAGCCTTTACTTCCCTAAGCTTTTTATTGTTTATTCCTGTAATTCTTTCGCTTTATGAAAAAATCGATGGTGTTTTTAACGTGGGGGAAAAGGCTGAGGGAATTGTGCAACGCTTGCTCAGCTCTGGGTGGTTGATGATGATCCTCATCATTGTCTTCATCATTGCTTCTACTATTTTTGGACTCGTGAGGACGTTTCTCAAATATGGTAAGTATGAGATCTCCTCAGACCTTGAGCGGATTTATATATCCAAGGGTATGATGGATGAAACGTCATTCTCCATCTCCAAAGATAGAGTTCAGGCGATAGAAATCGAGCAGTCTATGATAAAAAGATGGCTTGGGCTCGCCGAGGTCAAATTGATCAGTGCAGGGAGCTTGGAATCCAATAAAAGTATGAATGAAATCAACTCGCTTTATCCTTTCCTGCCTATTCAGCGTGCCTATGAAATGGTATCCGAGATTTTACCATCTTATCAAGTGACACAAGAGATGACTCGACTTCCTACAAAAGCGTTATGGCTGCGTTTATTTCGGCCAAGCTGGTTCTGGATGGCTGTGACGGCAGGCTTATTCTATTTCAAGCCGACCATATTACAGATGAAGGAAGCTTGGTGGATGATCTCAGCTATTTTGCTTATCATCGTCCTTGTAGCAAGATGGCTGGATTTCTTGAATACCCGCTACATCTTAAATGATCGCTTTATACAAATCAAAACAGGCAGTTTAACTACGACTTTATACATATCCAAAAGGGATAAGGTTATCGAAGTGAAAGTAACTCAGAGTAAACTCCAAAGGCTGCTGGGTCTCGCGTCAATTGGTACGATTAATCGGGCCAAGCCCGTACATCATACAGGGGTTAAAGATGTGCCCCTAGGAATGGCCGAGTCATTTTATAAATGGTATATCGGACGTAGAACAGAAATCACCGTGGAATAAGCGATTGAATAATTAAAAAAGGAAGGTAGGAGTGCATGGAGCGCTTCTACCTTCCTTTTGTTGTAACGCAAAATGACTAAAAACTACATTCTAATCGTGTTCATTGGGTAAGAATAATTAAATAATTAAAGCTCTAACCAGCGTTGAGACCAATTTTCGATATCCCTCATAATCGGTTCAAAGGCAATGCCTTTATCCGTTAGGGAGTATTCAATTCGGACAGGGGTTTCTGGGTAAATGCTCCTAGTTACAATTCCCTCAGTCTCTAGATCCTTCAAACGTTCTGAAAGAACTTTGCCGCTAACACCAATGGATGATTCTAGTTGACAAAATCTCTGAGGGCCAGAAAGGAGCTGGTAAATAATGAGTCCTGTCCATCGTTGGCTTAATAGGCTCATTGCTTTTTCGAATCTAGTGCAAATCGAAGTATCCAATGGGAATCCCTCCTATCTAAATATTAATATATCACATTCAAAAAATAACTTCATTACATTTTAATAATTACTTACTTGACACAACCAGATATTATAAATATAATTACTTACATAAAGTAACCAATTGGCTTTTTGTATTGATGAAGCTTGGCTTTGGAATTCGTAAGCACCATGCAAGGCATCATGCAGCGGATCTACAAAGAGAGAGGACAAAATAAAAGGAGAGTTTAGAAATGCAAACTGTTACTAAGTTGGGATTGACATTGTTGAGAGTATTTTTGGGTTATACGTTCTTTATTCATGGGCTAGACAAGTTTCAAGGGGGTATTGAGAATACGGTTGGTTTCTTTGAAAGTTTAGGCCTTCTGGGTTTCTCCGCTTATGCTGTAGCAATCATTGAATTAGTTGGTGGAGCTTTGATGATACTAGGGCTAGGGACAAGGGTTGTAGCTGTGTTGTTCGCGGTGATTATGGTGGGAGCGATCGCTACAGCGAAGCTTGGACTTGGATTTCTTGGAAATGGGCAAATGGCCGGTTATGAGCTCGATTTGGCACTACTAGTGATTTCCATCTATCTCGCATTGCACAAGACAACATATTTGGCTTTAGGTAATTTATTTTTTCGTACCAAGGAAGGTTAATGAGGAGGAGGGGATAAGTATGAAATTTCATCGCGGTTCTGTTCCCTATGTGGGTCAAGTTAATTTGAAAGTAGAGAACCTGGAACGCTCGCTGGCATTTTATAAGGAAGTCATTGGCTTTAAA comes from the Paenibacillus lentus genome and includes:
- a CDS encoding PH domain-containing protein, giving the protein MKARRYRYHPLTILLQLWKLAKNAIFFVIYLFVIKTGSESPFIVYGRYIFVLAVGLSVCSIFFKWFTQKYELDDRSFHLYKGVFNKSEQTIPFSKVQNINRHTSLFHKLFNMTSVSFETGMAGDDAAVKFAVISQAEADRIEVHMAKMIKSDEPEDSEEWTAVPPVDGEIEATSTLDSENMAQERTIHFTPTKNDIFKAAFTSLSFLLFIPVILSLYEKIDGVFNVGEKAEGIVQRLLSSGWLMMILIIVFIIASTIFGLVRTFLKYGKYEISSDLERIYISKGMMDETSFSISKDRVQAIEIEQSMIKRWLGLAEVKLISAGSLESNKSMNEINSLYPFLPIQRAYEMVSEILPSYQVTQEMTRLPTKALWLRLFRPSWFWMAVTAGLFYFKPTILQMKEAWWMISAILLIIVLVARWLDFLNTRYILNDRFIQIKTGSLTTTLYISKRDKVIEVKVTQSKLQRLLGLASIGTINRAKPVHHTGVKDVPLGMAESFYKWYIGRRTEITVE
- a CDS encoding winged helix-turn-helix transcriptional regulator, whose protein sequence is MDTSICTRFEKAMSLLSQRWTGLIIYQLLSGPQRFCQLESSIGVSGKVLSERLKDLETEGIVTRSIYPETPVRIEYSLTDKGIAFEPIMRDIENWSQRWLEL
- a CDS encoding DoxX family protein, with the protein product MQTVTKLGLTLLRVFLGYTFFIHGLDKFQGGIENTVGFFESLGLLGFSAYAVAIIELVGGALMILGLGTRVVAVLFAVIMVGAIATAKLGLGFLGNGQMAGYELDLALLVISIYLALHKTTYLALGNLFFRTKEG